A window of Paremcibacter congregatus contains these coding sequences:
- the dut gene encoding dUTP diphosphatase, translated as MTIVGFQQLPHGAGLKTPAYETPQSAGMDLMAALPEGEELTLKVGERLLVPTGFAMALPGDHEAQVRPRSGLAWKNGVTVLNSPGTIDADYRGEVKVILINHGPEDFIITRGMRIAQMVIAPMTQIRWDQRAQLDETTRGAGGFGSTGTAS; from the coding sequence ATGACCATCGTTGGATTTCAACAACTGCCTCACGGCGCAGGGCTTAAAACACCGGCCTATGAAACCCCGCAAAGCGCGGGCATGGATCTTATGGCCGCCCTGCCAGAAGGCGAGGAATTGACCCTAAAGGTTGGCGAGCGTCTGTTGGTGCCCACCGGATTCGCCATGGCCCTGCCCGGCGATCACGAGGCCCAGGTCCGCCCGAGGTCCGGCCTCGCCTGGAAGAACGGTGTCACCGTACTCAACAGCCCCGGCACCATAGACGCGGATTACCGCGGCGAAGTAAAAGTCATCCTGATTAATCACGGGCCAGAAGATTTTATCATCACCCGCGGCATGCGCATCGCCCAGATGGTGATTGCACCCATGACCCAGATTCGATGGGATCAGCGCGCGCAACTGGATGAAACCACCCGTGGCGCCGGCGGCTTCGGATCCACCGGCACAGCCAGTTAA